The following is a genomic window from Fusobacterium perfoetens.
CCCGTAGGGGAATCGAACCCCTGTTTCCAGAGTGAAAATCTGATGTCCTAACCGTTGAACGAACGGGGCAAAAATGGTGCCGCTTACCGGAATCGAACCAGTCACCTACTGATTACAAGTCAGTTGCTCTACCAGATGAGCTAAAGCGGCACTCACAGACAAGAATAATTATACTTTATTTTATAAAATTTGTCAACGATTTTTTTAATATTTTTTATTTTTTTATATTTTTCTTTTATTTTCAATAGTTTTTTTATTTATATTGACTATTTTTTATTAAACCTATAAAATATAATAAATGGGATTTTGATTTTTTTTAAAAATATTTTAGGGGGAGTTTTATGATTATTAAAGGGGAGTTTTTTGCCTTATTCACTGCTATCAGTTGGACTTTTTCATCTTTAACTTTTGGTAAAATATCAAAAGAATATGACACTCAGGTTGCTAATTTTTTAAGAGTTACAATAGGAACTATTATGGTTGGATTTGTTTGTTTATTTGGAAGTAGACATCTTTTTCTTCCTACTGATGTAACTTGGGAAAATTTAAAAATAATAAGTCTTTCTGGTTTTATAGGAATGTTTTTAGGAGATTTGTTTTTATTCAAAGCTTATAATATGATTGGGGCTAGAGTTACTATGCTTATTATGGCTCTTTCTCCTATTATTGTATCGATTATAGATTTTTTATTTTTAGATGTTACTCTTTATCCAATACAAATTTTTGCTATACTTATTACTTGTCTTGGAATTATTTTAGTAATATTTAAAACTGAAGATAAAAAAATTAGTCTTGGATTTTCTGTAAAAGGACTTTTCTATGCTTTTTTAGCAACACTCGGTCAATCACTTGGAGTTATTCTTACAAAACTTGGTTCTACTACTTATGATTCTTTAGCCACATCTCAAATCCGTTTAGGTGTTGCAATATTTTTCTTTGGAGCTGTTGTACTTTATGAAGGAAAAGCTAGAGAAACTATTAAAATGATAACTAGTAAAAAAGCTTTATCTCTACTTCTTATAGGAACATTTTTTTCTGTGTTTGGTATAGCTGCTCTTATTGAGGCTTTTAAAAGTGCCAATGCTTCTATCGCATCAACTATATCTTCAACAAGCCCAATTATTATGATTCCTTGTTCTATTTTATTCTATAAGGAAAAAATAAGAAAAAATGAAATAATTGGAGCTATTATCTCTGTAGTTGGACTTTCAATATTCTTTTTATAAAATTTTTAAAAACTCAGCTGTATTTCTACAACTGAGTTTTTTTTTGTGAGTGCATATTTATTTAGACAGAATTATTATTCTGTTAAATCTTATAATATATTTTTAAAATAATTTTGAGCCTCTTGGAAATCTTTTTCATTTGGGTGAGATTTTGCATCTTCTATTCTTTGAAGTCTTTCAGGAGTTAATGGGTGAATTAAATTTAATGGAAATTTACCCATTTTTTCAACAAGTTTTGGATCTATTTTCCCTCTGCATAAAAATCCCCCTATTAAAGTATTTTTCTCGCCACATAATTTAGAAACTCTCTCTCTTACATCATTTCCATGTTTTGATTCTGGATCAGCTCCAAGAGTTCCAAAATATCCAATCTTTTTATTTGACAAAGATTTTATAAACCCTTTAGTTTTTTTATCAGCACTACCTTTGTCAACCCAAAATCCTACTATAATCCTATTAAATTCATCTATATTTATATTTTTTACATCATCAACAGAGATTATATTTTTTTCTCCCTCTATTATTTCAAATATTTTTTCTCCAACTGCTTTTGTATTCCCTGTCAAAGAAGAATAAACCACCAATGTTTTATTCATTTTTCCCTCCTATTTATTATCTTTTATCATTTCTTCTACAATAGAAGCTGTAATGCTATTTCCCCAAAATACACCATCTATTGTATATTCCATTATATTATTTTTTATTTCAATCAATCCTTTTTCTTGATAATTTTCTAAAAGTGAATAAATTTTTTCATAAGATTTTCCACTCAACTCTTTTATTTTTTCAATTTCAACTTTTTTATATTGTAATATTCCTGAAAGTTTTTTTACTCTCATTTTTATATCATTGTCAAAAGCATAGAAAGTTATAAGTTTATTCAAATGAAACAGTTCATAATCTCCAACTCTTCCTCCTGCTCCTACACCAATAGGAATTAAATCAGAAAAAGAATTTACATTTCTAATATATCTATACTGATCTTTTCCATTAGTTATTTTTGTATGCTCCAAGATTGAATAACCGTTTTTTAAAGTTCTATCAAGAAATTTATCATGAAGTTCCTTATCTCTTGCTAAATTATATTTGAATATAACTTTATTTTCTGCTCTATCCTTTGAAATTTGAGATCCATCTTGTATCATAAGTGAATAAAAACTAATACTGTCAACTCCCAAACTGCAAGCTATCTTTGCATCATTTGTAATCTCTTCATCAGTTTGGTTAGGATAGTTATAAATAATATCTATACAGATAAGCCCTTTAAATTTTTTTCTTATCTCTTTTATTTTTTCTACTATATACTCTTGATTATAGGTTCTATTTAATATTTTTCTTCCTCTATCAGAAAAAGTTTGTATCCCTATACTTATTCTATTTACTCCATATCTTTCCATAATCTCTAATTTTTCCCAAGTAAGATTATGAAGAGTAGTTTCAAAAGTAAACTCGCAATCTTTGGATATATTAAAATTTTCTCTCAGTGTAGAAAGTATTTTATCTAACTGAAAAGGTTTATAAATAGTCGGAGTTCCACCACCGAAGAAAATTGCAGTTATTTTTTTATTTCTTATGTAGTTTTTTTCTCCGTATTTTTTAAACTCTTTGCAAAGATAATCTGTATAATCATTTAGATCATTATCTACCTGCTTTCTATTCATATTACAAAAAGAACAGATTTTATCACAATAGGGAGTGTGTACATATATTCCTCCCTC
Proteins encoded in this region:
- a CDS encoding DMT family transporter — protein: MIIKGEFFALFTAISWTFSSLTFGKISKEYDTQVANFLRVTIGTIMVGFVCLFGSRHLFLPTDVTWENLKIISLSGFIGMFLGDLFLFKAYNMIGARVTMLIMALSPIIVSIIDFLFLDVTLYPIQIFAILITCLGIILVIFKTEDKKISLGFSVKGLFYAFLATLGQSLGVILTKLGSTTYDSLATSQIRLGVAIFFFGAVVLYEGKARETIKMITSKKALSLLLIGTFFSVFGIAALIEAFKSANASIASTISSTSPIIMIPCSILFYKEKIRKNEIIGAIISVVGLSIFFL
- a CDS encoding flavodoxin family protein, which codes for MNKTLVVYSSLTGNTKAVGEKIFEIIEGEKNIISVDDVKNINIDEFNRIIVGFWVDKGSADKKTKGFIKSLSNKKIGYFGTLGADPESKHGNDVRERVSKLCGEKNTLIGGFLCRGKIDPKLVEKMGKFPLNLIHPLTPERLQRIEDAKSHPNEKDFQEAQNYFKNIL
- a CDS encoding coproporphyrinogen-III oxidase family protein, with the protein product MFNIRYKSHHDVKNIIEKMMGRKIVTPFTFNKVLKGNPEVEEGGIYVHTPYCDKICSFCNMNRKQVDNDLNDYTDYLCKEFKKYGEKNYIRNKKITAIFFGGGTPTIYKPFQLDKILSTLRENFNISKDCEFTFETTLHNLTWEKLEIMERYGVNRISIGIQTFSDRGRKILNRTYNQEYIVEKIKEIRKKFKGLICIDIIYNYPNQTDEEITNDAKIACSLGVDSISFYSLMIQDGSQISKDRAENKVIFKYNLARDKELHDKFLDRTLKNGYSILEHTKITNGKDQYRYIRNVNSFSDLIPIGVGAGGRVGDYELFHLNKLITFYAFDNDIKMRVKKLSGILQYKKVEIEKIKELSGKSYEKIYSLLENYQEKGLIEIKNNIMEYTIDGVFWGNSITASIVEEMIKDNK